Proteins encoded together in one Vanessa cardui chromosome 19, ilVanCard2.1, whole genome shotgun sequence window:
- the LOC124537792 gene encoding uncharacterized protein LOC124537792 isoform X3 produces the protein MSQTWRRRFKWVSQSKIGRLWAELVAAVRRRGRGDSDDDEDLGLPRSPPASPPTDKADKRHHAGISQSSCSDGSLLSVGSSEMDEDSSSGHQHDHSRSDHSDLYNSSEPPPGVAPLSHSAARHKMAVRPRRTHGAPRRKKANSIAASALPITPELNEEMIRSTTPEVSHKISEVVTESFSSSTTTKHHMIVKEQHHQLNRELQKVLETPSDTKLKSSSLPPGLALSQLVGQSPAKLSIAESNTPRSSIKRSKSSTQDQPLRESSPKVQTSDAHAYQSDDRISKYRSEKKYAEESCLEKKSKSEKKIENEVIRSSKKEESFFSRLLLRKSGKKSKKDQTDGESQQEVKKTKTEKSTAHYKAVDSERSGYYYADQGQSYKPTPAERNYKSAGQKVFSNQMHKRIDNKGAYVHDGAYKDVYSAAKVAGVEYSITDLKVAEETDKMLNQEIKNRFSRREEYSERVERTKRSSSKEAVDENKRESFSLHHDKAKRPASVQRLIDPYSSKAFILNELASRTKEESTCPMFFDDEPPVRGMRIKNANNDSVFHSGSMPKNIPYFNPSVSSSPTKHMTHSSENVKYMSRSSEASDFREKEIISKRESFHHASKEDSYVTSGMRSLGDEYVETRSSIGKSHSFRYASESPSISSQENQMPSLPAIVGISEPLLESWEVNYRRNVSERHDYSKRVSARNYGILQGNSEVNYDSLPSTDSSYLDSLKPDINEDRQLFTNSIHITMDSHKRDSDISQIEAKIDDIISSPKPIISPITKSNSLDSVKSSPEKPMDDRRKTISVESALGQTSKSNNQKELKVDTEGFISVTHINKDLTPITIKTPDTTKLSKSDEKVQKSGTTKSGVPEFLHIQLNKVDTKPVTNVVLTANVTPKNSPQADKDQNIESFFIVETKHTQDIPVRKDSFKKSESVEKTTLDEKTSSVSSKSSGASAGNVTPQSPQTPKHFFKKKASSVEAQDRIEKPRTSSVSTEGSTEKIDDNISIDQKSHSTFGSKSSIQSTDSNENKIPDRHEEAVIYRRKHLSKESRGDRKNDDEPELMKVFARRSLKLKDSEADHIAQEIAECTKSEDNAASRAKLLKNEFNASIKSRDSDKENEDNKEQTPENKIVDIAARVSQFGSQYQRSVSINSVSTKRDSAPVYRSEVNKYKKEVSDSTPEKRLRNRTFPDSSNDREDIKSITKSEAMAYKADTLTKRPWQRKDEFRQSVEKEKRESSVIEKDGDNEKLESEKEKAEGEADASPQFKGILQMRAEWERRAKQGMTK, from the exons cgtCACCATGCTGGCATATCCCAGTCGTCGTGCAGCGATGGCTCCCTCCTCAGCGTTGGTTCCTCTGAGATGGACGAGGACAGCAGTAGCGGTCATCAGCACGACCACTCTAGAAGCGATCACTCCGACCTCTACA ATTCATCGGAGCCGCCGCCGGGCGTGGCGCCGCTGTCGCACTCGGCCGCGCGCCACAAGATGGCGGTGCGCCCGCGCCGCACGCACGGCGCGCCGCGACGGAAGAAAGCCAACTCG ATTGCCGCCTCAGCCTTGCCAATAACACCCGAGCTGAACGAAGAAATGATACGAAGCACTACTCCTGAAGTCAGTCATAAGATCTCAGAAGTCGTTACTG AATCATTCTCTTCATCGACCACTACGAAGCATCATATGATCGTTAAAGAGCAGCATCACCAACTGAATCGAGAGCTCCAAAAGGTTCTCGAAACTCCAAGCGATACCAAATTAAAGTCCTCCTCGTTACCACCAGGGTTAGCGTTGAGCCAGCTCGTCGGACAATCTCCGGCAAAACTGAGCATTGCTGAGTCGAACACGCCAAGATCCTCTATTAAACGGAGCAAGTCGAGCACTCAAGACCAGCCGCTCAGGGAATCTTCGCCGAAGGTCCAGACCAGTGACGCTCACGCTTATCAATCGGACGACAGGATATCCAAGTATCGCTCAGAGAAGAAGTACGCCGAAGAATCTTGCCTCGAAAAGAAATCGAAATCTGAGAAGAAAATCGAGAACGAAGTCATAAGATCTTCGAAGAAAGAGGAATCGTTTTTCAGTAGACTGCTTTTAAGAAAGAGTGGAAAGAAGTCGAAGAAGGATCAGACTGACGGGGAGAGCCAGCAGGAAGTCAAGAAAACGAAAACGGAAAAGTCGACAGCGCATTATAAGGCTGTCGATTCGGAGCGAAGCGGTTACTATTACGCCGACCAAGGCCAGAGCTACAAGCCCACTCCCGCAGAACGCAATTACAAATCTGCAGGTCAGAAAGTGTTCTCCAATCAAATGCACAAAAGGATTGATAACAAAGGCGCCTACGTCCACGACGGAGCTTATAAAGACGTTTATAGCGCCGCTAAAGTTGCCGGGGTCGAATACAGCATAACCGATCTCAAAGTCGCTGAGGAAACCGATAAGATGTTAAACcaagaaattaaaaatcgatTCAGTCGACGCGAGGAATATAGCGAAAGGGTCGAAAGAACCAAGCGTTCGTCTTCCAAGGAAGCGGTCGATGAAAACAAGAGGGAATCATTTAGCTTGCATCACGATAAAGCTAAAAGGCCGGCGTCCGTTCAGAGATTGATCGATCCGTATTCTTCTAAAGCATTTATACTGAATGAGTTGGCGTCCAGGACAAAAGAGGAGAGCACTTGTCCAATGTTCTTTGATGACGAGCCTCCCGTCCGGGGAATGCGAATCAAAAACGCGAACAACGATTCCGTGTTCCACAGTGGAAGTATGCCGAAAAACATACCCTACTTCAACCCCTCTGTGTCGTCTTCGCCTACCAAACATATGACTCATAGTTctgaaaatgttaaatatatgagTCGATCGTCTGAGGCGTCTGATTTTcgagaaaaagaaataatatccaAACGTGAGTCGTTTCACCACGCCAGCAAGGAAGACTCTTACGTGACGTCTGGTATGAGATCGCTTGGAGACGAATACGTGGAAACTAGAAGCAGTATCGGAAAATCGCACAGCTTTCGTTACGCTTCTGAATCACCTTCTATAAGCTCGCAAGAAAATCAAATGCCCAGTCTGCCAGCCATCGTTGGTATATCTGAACCTTTGCTTGAAAGCTGGGAAGTAAATTACAGGAGAAACGTCAGCGAGAGACACGATTATTCCAAGAGGGTATCGGCTAGAAACTACGGTATACTCCAAGGTAATTCGGAGGTTAACTACGATAGTTTGCCTAGCACTGATAGCAGTTACCTCGACAGTCTAAAACCTGACATCAATGAAGACAGGCAACTCTTCACAAACAGTATTCACATAACAATGGATTCTCATAAGCGTGACAGTGATATTTCACAGATCGAAGCTAAAATTGATGATATTATTAGCTCTCCAAAACCTATCATATCTCCAATAACCAAGTCTAATTCTTTGGATAGCGTAAAGAGTAGTCCCGAGAAACCTATGGATGATAGACGAAAAACTATTTCTGTTGAAAGCGCTTTAGGGCAGACCAGTAAGAGTAACAATCAAAAGGAACTCAAAGTAGATACCGAAGGATTTATATCGGTAACACATATTAACAAAGATCTCACACCCATTACAATAAAGACCCCTGATACTACAAAACTCAGCAAGAGCGATGAAAAAGTTCAAAAGTCAGGAACAACGAAGTCTGGTGTACCAGAATTTCTTCATATACAATTAAACAAAGTCGACACTAAGCCTGTCACTAACGTAGTCTTAACAGCCAACGTTACACCAAAAAATAGCCCACAAGCGGATAAAGATCAAAACATCGAAAGCTTTTTCATCGTCGAAACAAAACATACCCAAGACATTCCAGTCAGGAAAGATTCTTTCAAAAAAAGTGAAAGTGTAGAAAAAACTACATTAGACGAAAAAACTTCGAGTGTCAGCTCCAAATCTTCCGGTGCCAGTGCCGGCAATGTAACGCCACAGAGCCCTCAAACCCccaaacatttctttaaaaagaaAGCGTCAAGCGTCGAGGCACAGGACCGAATCGAGAAACCTCGAACAAGCTCAGTGAGCACAGAGGGGAGTACGGAGAAAATCGACGACAACATATCAATCGATCAAAAATCACATTCGACTTTCGGAAGCAAAAGTTCAATCCAAAGTACCGACAGCAACGAAAACAAAATTCCAGACAGACACGAGGAAGCGGTTATATATAGAAGGAAACATTTAAGCAAGGAGTCGCGCGGTGACAGGAAGAATGATGATGAACCTGAGTTGATGAAAGTGTTCGCCCGACGATCTCTGAAGCTAAAGGATTCGGAAGCTGACCACATTGCACAGGAAATAGCTGAATGTACCAAAAGTGAAGATAATGCTGCTTCGCGGGCAAAGTTATTAAAGAATGAATTTAACGCATCTATCAAATCGAGGGACAGCGACAAAGAAAACGAAGATAATAAAGAACAGACTCCCGAAAACAAAATAGTCGACATCGCAGCTCGCGTCAGTCAGTTCGGCTCTCAATATCAGAGGAGCGTCAGCATAAACAGCGTGAGCACAAAAAGGGACAGCGCTCCGGTTTACAGAAGCGAAGtgaacaaatacaaaaaagaagTATCGGATTCGACTCCGGAAAAAAGATTACGGAATAGAACATTCCCGGACTCGTCCAACGACAGAGAGGACATTAAGAGCATCACTAAAAGCGAAGCGATGGCGTATAAAGCCGACACATTAACGAAACGGCCCTGGCAGAGAAAGGACGAGTTCAGGCAGTCGGTCGAGAAGGAAAAGCGAGAAAGTTCTGTGATAGAAAAGGACGGCGATAACGAGAAACTCGAGAGTGAGAAAGAGAAGGCGGAAGGAGAAGCGGACGCGTCTCCGCAATTCAAAGGGATCTTGCAGATGAGAGCAGAGTGGGAGAGGCGAGCTAAACAGGGGATGACCAAATAA
- the LOC124537792 gene encoding uncharacterized protein LOC124537792 isoform X4, which produces MMLYVTSTTEMRRPPRRRHISANIKRHHAGISQSSCSDGSLLSVGSSEMDEDSSSGHQHDHSRSDHSDLYNSSEPPPGVAPLSHSAARHKMAVRPRRTHGAPRRKKANSIAASALPITPELNEEMIRSTTPEVSHKISEVVTESFSSSTTTKHHMIVKEQHHQLNRELQKVLETPSDTKLKSSSLPPGLALSQLVGQSPAKLSIAESNTPRSSIKRSKSSTQDQPLRESSPKVQTSDAHAYQSDDRISKYRSEKKYAEESCLEKKSKSEKKIENEVIRSSKKEESFFSRLLLRKSGKKSKKDQTDGESQQEVKKTKTEKSTAHYKAVDSERSGYYYADQGQSYKPTPAERNYKSAGQKVFSNQMHKRIDNKGAYVHDGAYKDVYSAAKVAGVEYSITDLKVAEETDKMLNQEIKNRFSRREEYSERVERTKRSSSKEAVDENKRESFSLHHDKAKRPASVQRLIDPYSSKAFILNELASRTKEESTCPMFFDDEPPVRGMRIKNANNDSVFHSGSMPKNIPYFNPSVSSSPTKHMTHSSENVKYMSRSSEASDFREKEIISKRESFHHASKEDSYVTSGMRSLGDEYVETRSSIGKSHSFRYASESPSISSQENQMPSLPAIVGISEPLLESWEVNYRRNVSERHDYSKRVSARNYGILQGNSEVNYDSLPSTDSSYLDSLKPDINEDRQLFTNSIHITMDSHKRDSDISQIEAKIDDIISSPKPIISPITKSNSLDSVKSSPEKPMDDRRKTISVESALGQTSKSNNQKELKVDTEGFISVTHINKDLTPITIKTPDTTKLSKSDEKVQKSGTTKSGVPEFLHIQLNKVDTKPVTNVVLTANVTPKNSPQADKDQNIESFFIVETKHTQDIPVRKDSFKKSESVEKTTLDEKTSSVSSKSSGASAGNVTPQSPQTPKHFFKKKASSVEAQDRIEKPRTSSVSTEGSTEKIDDNISIDQKSHSTFGSKSSIQSTDSNENKIPDRHEEAVIYRRKHLSKESRGDRKNDDEPELMKVFARRSLKLKDSEADHIAQEIAECTKSEDNAASRAKLLKNEFNASIKSRDSDKENEDNKEQTPENKIVDIAARVSQFGSQYQRSVSINSVSTKRDSAPVYRSEVNKYKKEVSDSTPEKRLRNRTFPDSSNDREDIKSITKSEAMAYKADTLTKRPWQRKDEFRQSVEKEKRESSVIEKDGDNEKLESEKEKAEGEADASPQFKGILQMRAEWERRAKQGMTK; this is translated from the exons cgtCACCATGCTGGCATATCCCAGTCGTCGTGCAGCGATGGCTCCCTCCTCAGCGTTGGTTCCTCTGAGATGGACGAGGACAGCAGTAGCGGTCATCAGCACGACCACTCTAGAAGCGATCACTCCGACCTCTACA ATTCATCGGAGCCGCCGCCGGGCGTGGCGCCGCTGTCGCACTCGGCCGCGCGCCACAAGATGGCGGTGCGCCCGCGCCGCACGCACGGCGCGCCGCGACGGAAGAAAGCCAACTCG ATTGCCGCCTCAGCCTTGCCAATAACACCCGAGCTGAACGAAGAAATGATACGAAGCACTACTCCTGAAGTCAGTCATAAGATCTCAGAAGTCGTTACTG AATCATTCTCTTCATCGACCACTACGAAGCATCATATGATCGTTAAAGAGCAGCATCACCAACTGAATCGAGAGCTCCAAAAGGTTCTCGAAACTCCAAGCGATACCAAATTAAAGTCCTCCTCGTTACCACCAGGGTTAGCGTTGAGCCAGCTCGTCGGACAATCTCCGGCAAAACTGAGCATTGCTGAGTCGAACACGCCAAGATCCTCTATTAAACGGAGCAAGTCGAGCACTCAAGACCAGCCGCTCAGGGAATCTTCGCCGAAGGTCCAGACCAGTGACGCTCACGCTTATCAATCGGACGACAGGATATCCAAGTATCGCTCAGAGAAGAAGTACGCCGAAGAATCTTGCCTCGAAAAGAAATCGAAATCTGAGAAGAAAATCGAGAACGAAGTCATAAGATCTTCGAAGAAAGAGGAATCGTTTTTCAGTAGACTGCTTTTAAGAAAGAGTGGAAAGAAGTCGAAGAAGGATCAGACTGACGGGGAGAGCCAGCAGGAAGTCAAGAAAACGAAAACGGAAAAGTCGACAGCGCATTATAAGGCTGTCGATTCGGAGCGAAGCGGTTACTATTACGCCGACCAAGGCCAGAGCTACAAGCCCACTCCCGCAGAACGCAATTACAAATCTGCAGGTCAGAAAGTGTTCTCCAATCAAATGCACAAAAGGATTGATAACAAAGGCGCCTACGTCCACGACGGAGCTTATAAAGACGTTTATAGCGCCGCTAAAGTTGCCGGGGTCGAATACAGCATAACCGATCTCAAAGTCGCTGAGGAAACCGATAAGATGTTAAACcaagaaattaaaaatcgatTCAGTCGACGCGAGGAATATAGCGAAAGGGTCGAAAGAACCAAGCGTTCGTCTTCCAAGGAAGCGGTCGATGAAAACAAGAGGGAATCATTTAGCTTGCATCACGATAAAGCTAAAAGGCCGGCGTCCGTTCAGAGATTGATCGATCCGTATTCTTCTAAAGCATTTATACTGAATGAGTTGGCGTCCAGGACAAAAGAGGAGAGCACTTGTCCAATGTTCTTTGATGACGAGCCTCCCGTCCGGGGAATGCGAATCAAAAACGCGAACAACGATTCCGTGTTCCACAGTGGAAGTATGCCGAAAAACATACCCTACTTCAACCCCTCTGTGTCGTCTTCGCCTACCAAACATATGACTCATAGTTctgaaaatgttaaatatatgagTCGATCGTCTGAGGCGTCTGATTTTcgagaaaaagaaataatatccaAACGTGAGTCGTTTCACCACGCCAGCAAGGAAGACTCTTACGTGACGTCTGGTATGAGATCGCTTGGAGACGAATACGTGGAAACTAGAAGCAGTATCGGAAAATCGCACAGCTTTCGTTACGCTTCTGAATCACCTTCTATAAGCTCGCAAGAAAATCAAATGCCCAGTCTGCCAGCCATCGTTGGTATATCTGAACCTTTGCTTGAAAGCTGGGAAGTAAATTACAGGAGAAACGTCAGCGAGAGACACGATTATTCCAAGAGGGTATCGGCTAGAAACTACGGTATACTCCAAGGTAATTCGGAGGTTAACTACGATAGTTTGCCTAGCACTGATAGCAGTTACCTCGACAGTCTAAAACCTGACATCAATGAAGACAGGCAACTCTTCACAAACAGTATTCACATAACAATGGATTCTCATAAGCGTGACAGTGATATTTCACAGATCGAAGCTAAAATTGATGATATTATTAGCTCTCCAAAACCTATCATATCTCCAATAACCAAGTCTAATTCTTTGGATAGCGTAAAGAGTAGTCCCGAGAAACCTATGGATGATAGACGAAAAACTATTTCTGTTGAAAGCGCTTTAGGGCAGACCAGTAAGAGTAACAATCAAAAGGAACTCAAAGTAGATACCGAAGGATTTATATCGGTAACACATATTAACAAAGATCTCACACCCATTACAATAAAGACCCCTGATACTACAAAACTCAGCAAGAGCGATGAAAAAGTTCAAAAGTCAGGAACAACGAAGTCTGGTGTACCAGAATTTCTTCATATACAATTAAACAAAGTCGACACTAAGCCTGTCACTAACGTAGTCTTAACAGCCAACGTTACACCAAAAAATAGCCCACAAGCGGATAAAGATCAAAACATCGAAAGCTTTTTCATCGTCGAAACAAAACATACCCAAGACATTCCAGTCAGGAAAGATTCTTTCAAAAAAAGTGAAAGTGTAGAAAAAACTACATTAGACGAAAAAACTTCGAGTGTCAGCTCCAAATCTTCCGGTGCCAGTGCCGGCAATGTAACGCCACAGAGCCCTCAAACCCccaaacatttctttaaaaagaaAGCGTCAAGCGTCGAGGCACAGGACCGAATCGAGAAACCTCGAACAAGCTCAGTGAGCACAGAGGGGAGTACGGAGAAAATCGACGACAACATATCAATCGATCAAAAATCACATTCGACTTTCGGAAGCAAAAGTTCAATCCAAAGTACCGACAGCAACGAAAACAAAATTCCAGACAGACACGAGGAAGCGGTTATATATAGAAGGAAACATTTAAGCAAGGAGTCGCGCGGTGACAGGAAGAATGATGATGAACCTGAGTTGATGAAAGTGTTCGCCCGACGATCTCTGAAGCTAAAGGATTCGGAAGCTGACCACATTGCACAGGAAATAGCTGAATGTACCAAAAGTGAAGATAATGCTGCTTCGCGGGCAAAGTTATTAAAGAATGAATTTAACGCATCTATCAAATCGAGGGACAGCGACAAAGAAAACGAAGATAATAAAGAACAGACTCCCGAAAACAAAATAGTCGACATCGCAGCTCGCGTCAGTCAGTTCGGCTCTCAATATCAGAGGAGCGTCAGCATAAACAGCGTGAGCACAAAAAGGGACAGCGCTCCGGTTTACAGAAGCGAAGtgaacaaatacaaaaaagaagTATCGGATTCGACTCCGGAAAAAAGATTACGGAATAGAACATTCCCGGACTCGTCCAACGACAGAGAGGACATTAAGAGCATCACTAAAAGCGAAGCGATGGCGTATAAAGCCGACACATTAACGAAACGGCCCTGGCAGAGAAAGGACGAGTTCAGGCAGTCGGTCGAGAAGGAAAAGCGAGAAAGTTCTGTGATAGAAAAGGACGGCGATAACGAGAAACTCGAGAGTGAGAAAGAGAAGGCGGAAGGAGAAGCGGACGCGTCTCCGCAATTCAAAGGGATCTTGCAGATGAGAGCAGAGTGGGAGAGGCGAGCTAAACAGGGGATGACCAAATAA
- the LOC124537792 gene encoding uncharacterized protein LOC124537792 isoform X2, translated as MARSLKEAFRSFWNIAWLFTTKVFLAELVAAVRRRGRGDSDDDEDLGLPRSPPASPPTDKADKRHHAGISQSSCSDGSLLSVGSSEMDEDSSSGHQHDHSRSDHSDLYNSSEPPPGVAPLSHSAARHKMAVRPRRTHGAPRRKKANSIAASALPITPELNEEMIRSTTPEVSHKISEVVTESFSSSTTTKHHMIVKEQHHQLNRELQKVLETPSDTKLKSSSLPPGLALSQLVGQSPAKLSIAESNTPRSSIKRSKSSTQDQPLRESSPKVQTSDAHAYQSDDRISKYRSEKKYAEESCLEKKSKSEKKIENEVIRSSKKEESFFSRLLLRKSGKKSKKDQTDGESQQEVKKTKTEKSTAHYKAVDSERSGYYYADQGQSYKPTPAERNYKSAGQKVFSNQMHKRIDNKGAYVHDGAYKDVYSAAKVAGVEYSITDLKVAEETDKMLNQEIKNRFSRREEYSERVERTKRSSSKEAVDENKRESFSLHHDKAKRPASVQRLIDPYSSKAFILNELASRTKEESTCPMFFDDEPPVRGMRIKNANNDSVFHSGSMPKNIPYFNPSVSSSPTKHMTHSSENVKYMSRSSEASDFREKEIISKRESFHHASKEDSYVTSGMRSLGDEYVETRSSIGKSHSFRYASESPSISSQENQMPSLPAIVGISEPLLESWEVNYRRNVSERHDYSKRVSARNYGILQGNSEVNYDSLPSTDSSYLDSLKPDINEDRQLFTNSIHITMDSHKRDSDISQIEAKIDDIISSPKPIISPITKSNSLDSVKSSPEKPMDDRRKTISVESALGQTSKSNNQKELKVDTEGFISVTHINKDLTPITIKTPDTTKLSKSDEKVQKSGTTKSGVPEFLHIQLNKVDTKPVTNVVLTANVTPKNSPQADKDQNIESFFIVETKHTQDIPVRKDSFKKSESVEKTTLDEKTSSVSSKSSGASAGNVTPQSPQTPKHFFKKKASSVEAQDRIEKPRTSSVSTEGSTEKIDDNISIDQKSHSTFGSKSSIQSTDSNENKIPDRHEEAVIYRRKHLSKESRGDRKNDDEPELMKVFARRSLKLKDSEADHIAQEIAECTKSEDNAASRAKLLKNEFNASIKSRDSDKENEDNKEQTPENKIVDIAARVSQFGSQYQRSVSINSVSTKRDSAPVYRSEVNKYKKEVSDSTPEKRLRNRTFPDSSNDREDIKSITKSEAMAYKADTLTKRPWQRKDEFRQSVEKEKRESSVIEKDGDNEKLESEKEKAEGEADASPQFKGILQMRAEWERRAKQGMTK; from the exons cgtCACCATGCTGGCATATCCCAGTCGTCGTGCAGCGATGGCTCCCTCCTCAGCGTTGGTTCCTCTGAGATGGACGAGGACAGCAGTAGCGGTCATCAGCACGACCACTCTAGAAGCGATCACTCCGACCTCTACA ATTCATCGGAGCCGCCGCCGGGCGTGGCGCCGCTGTCGCACTCGGCCGCGCGCCACAAGATGGCGGTGCGCCCGCGCCGCACGCACGGCGCGCCGCGACGGAAGAAAGCCAACTCG ATTGCCGCCTCAGCCTTGCCAATAACACCCGAGCTGAACGAAGAAATGATACGAAGCACTACTCCTGAAGTCAGTCATAAGATCTCAGAAGTCGTTACTG AATCATTCTCTTCATCGACCACTACGAAGCATCATATGATCGTTAAAGAGCAGCATCACCAACTGAATCGAGAGCTCCAAAAGGTTCTCGAAACTCCAAGCGATACCAAATTAAAGTCCTCCTCGTTACCACCAGGGTTAGCGTTGAGCCAGCTCGTCGGACAATCTCCGGCAAAACTGAGCATTGCTGAGTCGAACACGCCAAGATCCTCTATTAAACGGAGCAAGTCGAGCACTCAAGACCAGCCGCTCAGGGAATCTTCGCCGAAGGTCCAGACCAGTGACGCTCACGCTTATCAATCGGACGACAGGATATCCAAGTATCGCTCAGAGAAGAAGTACGCCGAAGAATCTTGCCTCGAAAAGAAATCGAAATCTGAGAAGAAAATCGAGAACGAAGTCATAAGATCTTCGAAGAAAGAGGAATCGTTTTTCAGTAGACTGCTTTTAAGAAAGAGTGGAAAGAAGTCGAAGAAGGATCAGACTGACGGGGAGAGCCAGCAGGAAGTCAAGAAAACGAAAACGGAAAAGTCGACAGCGCATTATAAGGCTGTCGATTCGGAGCGAAGCGGTTACTATTACGCCGACCAAGGCCAGAGCTACAAGCCCACTCCCGCAGAACGCAATTACAAATCTGCAGGTCAGAAAGTGTTCTCCAATCAAATGCACAAAAGGATTGATAACAAAGGCGCCTACGTCCACGACGGAGCTTATAAAGACGTTTATAGCGCCGCTAAAGTTGCCGGGGTCGAATACAGCATAACCGATCTCAAAGTCGCTGAGGAAACCGATAAGATGTTAAACcaagaaattaaaaatcgatTCAGTCGACGCGAGGAATATAGCGAAAGGGTCGAAAGAACCAAGCGTTCGTCTTCCAAGGAAGCGGTCGATGAAAACAAGAGGGAATCATTTAGCTTGCATCACGATAAAGCTAAAAGGCCGGCGTCCGTTCAGAGATTGATCGATCCGTATTCTTCTAAAGCATTTATACTGAATGAGTTGGCGTCCAGGACAAAAGAGGAGAGCACTTGTCCAATGTTCTTTGATGACGAGCCTCCCGTCCGGGGAATGCGAATCAAAAACGCGAACAACGATTCCGTGTTCCACAGTGGAAGTATGCCGAAAAACATACCCTACTTCAACCCCTCTGTGTCGTCTTCGCCTACCAAACATATGACTCATAGTTctgaaaatgttaaatatatgagTCGATCGTCTGAGGCGTCTGATTTTcgagaaaaagaaataatatccaAACGTGAGTCGTTTCACCACGCCAGCAAGGAAGACTCTTACGTGACGTCTGGTATGAGATCGCTTGGAGACGAATACGTGGAAACTAGAAGCAGTATCGGAAAATCGCACAGCTTTCGTTACGCTTCTGAATCACCTTCTATAAGCTCGCAAGAAAATCAAATGCCCAGTCTGCCAGCCATCGTTGGTATATCTGAACCTTTGCTTGAAAGCTGGGAAGTAAATTACAGGAGAAACGTCAGCGAGAGACACGATTATTCCAAGAGGGTATCGGCTAGAAACTACGGTATACTCCAAGGTAATTCGGAGGTTAACTACGATAGTTTGCCTAGCACTGATAGCAGTTACCTCGACAGTCTAAAACCTGACATCAATGAAGACAGGCAACTCTTCACAAACAGTATTCACATAACAATGGATTCTCATAAGCGTGACAGTGATATTTCACAGATCGAAGCTAAAATTGATGATATTATTAGCTCTCCAAAACCTATCATATCTCCAATAACCAAGTCTAATTCTTTGGATAGCGTAAAGAGTAGTCCCGAGAAACCTATGGATGATAGACGAAAAACTATTTCTGTTGAAAGCGCTTTAGGGCAGACCAGTAAGAGTAACAATCAAAAGGAACTCAAAGTAGATACCGAAGGATTTATATCGGTAACACATATTAACAAAGATCTCACACCCATTACAATAAAGACCCCTGATACTACAAAACTCAGCAAGAGCGATGAAAAAGTTCAAAAGTCAGGAACAACGAAGTCTGGTGTACCAGAATTTCTTCATATACAATTAAACAAAGTCGACACTAAGCCTGTCACTAACGTAGTCTTAACAGCCAACGTTACACCAAAAAATAGCCCACAAGCGGATAAAGATCAAAACATCGAAAGCTTTTTCATCGTCGAAACAAAACATACCCAAGACATTCCAGTCAGGAAAGATTCTTTCAAAAAAAGTGAAAGTGTAGAAAAAACTACATTAGACGAAAAAACTTCGAGTGTCAGCTCCAAATCTTCCGGTGCCAGTGCCGGCAATGTAACGCCACAGAGCCCTCAAACCCccaaacatttctttaaaaagaaAGCGTCAAGCGTCGAGGCACAGGACCGAATCGAGAAACCTCGAACAAGCTCAGTGAGCACAGAGGGGAGTACGGAGAAAATCGACGACAACATATCAATCGATCAAAAATCACATTCGACTTTCGGAAGCAAAAGTTCAATCCAAAGTACCGACAGCAACGAAAACAAAATTCCAGACAGACACGAGGAAGCGGTTATATATAGAAGGAAACATTTAAGCAAGGAGTCGCGCGGTGACAGGAAGAATGATGATGAACCTGAGTTGATGAAAGTGTTCGCCCGACGATCTCTGAAGCTAAAGGATTCGGAAGCTGACCACATTGCACAGGAAATAGCTGAATGTACCAAAAGTGAAGATAATGCTGCTTCGCGGGCAAAGTTATTAAAGAATGAATTTAACGCATCTATCAAATCGAGGGACAGCGACAAAGAAAACGAAGATAATAAAGAACAGACTCCCGAAAACAAAATAGTCGACATCGCAGCTCGCGTCAGTCAGTTCGGCTCTCAATATCAGAGGAGCGTCAGCATAAACAGCGTGAGCACAAAAAGGGACAGCGCTCCGGTTTACAGAAGCGAAGtgaacaaatacaaaaaagaagTATCGGATTCGACTCCGGAAAAAAGATTACGGAATAGAACATTCCCGGACTCGTCCAACGACAGAGAGGACATTAAGAGCATCACTAAAAGCGAAGCGATGGCGTATAAAGCCGACACATTAACGAAACGGCCCTGGCAGAGAAAGGACGAGTTCAGGCAGTCGGTCGAGAAGGAAAAGCGAGAAAGTTCTGTGATAGAAAAGGACGGCGATAACGAGAAACTCGAGAGTGAGAAAGAGAAGGCGGAAGGAGAAGCGGACGCGTCTCCGCAATTCAAAGGGATCTTGCAGATGAGAGCAGAGTGGGAGAGGCGAGCTAAACAGGGGATGACCAAATAA